The following DNA comes from Teredinibacter haidensis.
TTAAGCAAGAAGAAGGGCGTTAAAACAATCGATGTTTCAGCGGCGCTGGGGATACCTCCTGTTATGTTGTATCGTTGGAGACAATAGTTCAACGTAGGTCGTCTTTCTGAAAATAAGCATTTGATAATTAAATCTCCACCTCCGCAATCATCCCGTGGAGACAAGCTCGCTTTGAAGGCTGCAGAGTCTCGAATTAAAGAACTCGAACAACAATTGGCCGTTAAGGATGAAGAGGTTGTTATCCTAAAAAAGGCAAAGCGGTTGTTCTTGCCTCAGAGCAAGAAAAATACGCGTTCATAGAGAGGAGCCGATCTCAATATAAGATTGTAAAGTTATGTGATTATCTCGAAGCTTCTACCAGCGGCTATTCTGACTAAAGAGATAGAGGGGAAAGCCAAAGAGCGTTAGTGTCTCAAATAAAAGAGATGCATGTGGGGCATAAGCGTAATTATGGCACGATACGAATTCGTCCTTACCCTAAAAGAAAAGGCTATAGCTGTAGTCGTAGGCGAATCAATCGGTCAATGACGCAGTATGGAATTAAATCTATCTATTACGCATATAGAGATCGACGCGCTTTGGGTAAGAATTCGTTAGTCACAAATGACATACTGTCCACGCTATCGAGTGCAGCATCAACCGGTGAGCAATGGGCAGGAGAAATGACATATTTCAAAACGAAGGAGGGGCAGGTATACGTGGCCGCTATTTTTGGTCCATTTACACGAAAGGTCATTGGCGGGGGGGGTTCGAAAAACCACGAAACAGATTTAGTGAAGGGTGCATTAAAAATGTCAATTACATTAGAAGATGTAAAGGCGGGATGTATTTTTCATGGCGACCAAGGGTCGGAATACTGTTCCGAGATATATCAAAAGGCTATAGCGGGCGCGGGCTTGCAAGGTAGTATGAGTTGAGCCGGCACACCTACCGACAACGCTTTTGTGGAATCATTTTTTAAGACACTAAAGAATGAGCTGGTTCATCATTGGAAGTTCAATTCAATCGTTGAATGTGTTGCTAGAATTGTCGATTATGTTGAGTTTTATAATGAAGATAGATTACACTCGAGCTTGAACTATCTATCACCAAATGAATATCAAAAATTAAATGCTTAGTGTCCGTCAAAGTGGTGATAGTCTAAACACTGTAGAAAAATACGGAAGTAAGCGTTAATAAATAGAACCAGATGACCGGTAATGGGTAGGCTGGTTTCGGCGTTATACAAAATGGGGAGGCTAAATGGCTAGAGATTTTTTCGAACACAAAGCGGATATGTATGAACAAGATGATAATAGAGTTCTAAATGTCGAAAACATTGCCAATTCCATAATTGAAAGGGTAAGTCTCGATCGAAGTATGCACCTAATGGATTTCGGTTCAGGTACGGGGTTGCTGCTTGAACGTATTTCTCCATTTGTTCGAAAAATTACGGCTATTGATATTTCAAAATCTATGAATCATCAGCTTGCTCAAAAAAGACAGGGCCTTGGTTGTGAACTTGATATTGTTGAAATTGATCTAGTGTCTACAGATTTTTCCGAAAAATACGACGGCATTATATCTTCAATGACAATGCATCACGTGAAAGATATTGGGGCAATGTTCGTTAAGTTCTACAATCTACTCAATGATGACGGAATAATCGCTATAGCTGACCTTGATAGTGAAGATGGAAGCTTTCACGCCGAAGATACAGGTGTCTACCATTATGGTTTTGACCGAGATGTAATAATTGCGGCTGCAAAGCATGCGTGTTTTCGAGATGTAGAAGTCGTCGACGCAAGTGCGGTGCATAAGCCATATGGAAAGTTTCCGGTATTTTTACTCACCGCTAAGAGATAAAGATACACAAGAATGCTATTAAATTGGACTGAATTGCTTCGCAGCCGGGCTGCACCAGTTTACCGCAACACTTCACTTCACAGGCTACACATGCGTTATCCTTACCTTGGAATAAAGTGCTAGAAAAATCGAAATCTGATTTTCGTAGTCGCCGTAATAGCCAGTCCAATTCTGAATGCAAATTCCCGCAAAATCTTAATGGCTGAGGGTAAATCAGATTTGATGGATGCGTTTTCCGGCAAGATTGCGTATAGCTGAATACCATTGGCTTCGTTAATTTTGTGGGCGTACTGCCTATCGTCCAAATATGTTGAAATAGATCAAATACTCTTCAGTGTAACTTATTGTATATCTCTAATTGCGTATATATAGTGGGTTAAACGTTTACCCATACAGGGTTTTGTTTGAGTTTACTTACCCTACTACAAACATAAGGAAATAGTTTGTGATAAGGGTGTTTAGTTTTATCGAGGTGGGGATACTCTTTTAGGCAGTTTTAAAAAAGGGTAACTGAGTGGGAAATACGACATTTTTTATTGCGATTTTTTCACTGGCTTCGATAATCCACAAAAATAAATACGCTCATTACCTTGTCGCTATGCTCTTGAGCTGTGAATAAGCTGCTCTTAACATTCTGCATTGTCTTTCTATATTCGAGATTGGCGCTCACGTGCGATGCGGTACTGCCTTGGCTAATTCCACCAATTGAAATGGATGGAGAGTTTACGGTTGTCTATCCTCCTACAATGTTTGAATCGTTCGTAGAAAGCTTAAATGAGTCAAAAGACATAGCTATTGCATTGTTGTACGTAGATTACCACGATCCAAATACCAAACACGCCCAAACTGAGCTAAGTGTATTAAAGGGTTGGAGAAAACCTCATGGGGAGCTCGTTAAAGTTATTCGATATGCCTCTAGCTGCGGAGATCCCGAGGCTTTAGAGGAGGGTGAATGGTACGTAGTGGTATATAAACCATACAACGATCCCGCTCTAATGAAGTTCAAATTGGTTGAAGGCTATGTAAATAAATTGGGGCCCTCTACATATGCTTATAGCACAATTGGTCTGCTGCCAAAATAGGGTGAATAAAGTGGACTCGCGGTCATTGGCGATATCGGCCCTGCCGGCGCTTAATAACGATGTTGATTGTAAATATAATAATAGAGGAACTTTTGTTCCACAGAGGCTATGTATGAAATATTTAGTATTAATAATGTGCTTCACTTTACTTGGATGTACAACAGCTTACGGTCCAAACAATCTAACGGGCGGCTATAAAGAAAAGAAGTTGGATGAAAACAGCTATATTGTTTCATTTTTTGGCAATGGATATACATCTGAGCAGCAGGTTTGGAATTATTGGATATACAGGTGTGCAGAACTAACTATTGAGAAGGGGTTTGAAGTATTTAGTTTAGATTCATCAGATAAGCACGCATATTATCTGCACCCAGGTTACGACGAGCTGGTCGAATTCAAAATGCTCAACAGCAATAGTGATGGCTCGGAGAATGGGGTAATCCCTGTTCAGTATTATTCGTATTCAGTGTCCACATATTCGTCTAAAGCGATTGTGAATATGTATAACATACCAATCGAGGAGGGTGTTAATGTCGATATCTTACTCGACGCCGAAAGCGTGATTGAACAGCTGCAGCCGTATATGGATGCAAAATCAAAAGTCTCCCCACCAGATAGAAATAATTTGTATATTCGAGCGGCTGTTGAAGCGGCCATAAAAGCAAAAGCGTTGGATGAAGAAGATGCAATAAGGTTGAGAAGCACCGCAATCTAAACGGCGCAAGGTACTAAGTTGATAAGGTGATTCAGTAAAAAATAAAGGCTATACGTATAGAGTGTCACTCGCTGCAGGGTTGGCTGGAGCGTTATACATTAAAACTGAGGTAATAATTAAAATGAAAAAGTTATTTATAATTGTGTCTATCCTAAATTTAATCGGGTGTGCATCACTCAATAATCCCCATGATCCTGCGCTAATAACAAGTGCGAATTTAGCGGGAGGTAAAGGCGTTATACTGTTGTCGGCGGGCGCCGATAAAAAATGTATGTCTCTGGCTACATTTCTTCAGATAAATCCGGGCGAGGGCAATGCCAATGATGTAAATTCTGTGTTGGCTGCTGTCGATGTGTACGCTATGAAGCCCGATTTTGTAAACCATTTTGGCTTCTTGCATGCGCTTGAGCTTCCCGCGGGGAGATATTATTTCTCGCCATGGGTCGCCAACCCCTATGTCAATCAAAACAAATTTATACAAGCTAGGCTAGAAGTTGTTGAGGGAGAAATATCGTATCTCGGCGAGTATTACCTTACTAAATCATGCGGAAGTGATAATCAGTTTGAAATTAGAGATCGTTACGAACGAGATATAGAGTTGTTTTCGGAAAAAAATAAGCTATTTTCAAAGTCGGATGTTGTTAAACGGATCATAGAGCGAGAATAGTAAATGCCTGACAAAGGAAGCCAAACGACGAAGAATACTATGCACGTGTTGTGTACGGATCTAGCTCGTTTTGCACGGGCCACGCTACATATTTTCCGCCTTTGTTACTGGGGTCCTTTGTCTACTAGATCTATATGATAAGTTAGAGCATGAGAATAATATTAATCGCAGAAGAAGTGGGGCTGACGCTTACGATTATTTCGAATGCGAAGTCAGGTAACTCAGGCCCGGTATAGCATGGATTAAACACATAACGGCATTCCTTCACCGCTTCGCGGTACGAGCTCACAATATGTCAGTTGCCTCTTGGAAAAATGATTTAATCAGAGCCTTATCCCGTTTGATACTTTCCAGGTCTAAAATGGCACGATTCTTTAGTGATTCTCCTGTCTTGAGTGGATTTTTTGATGTGCCGATATTTCTCATCTGATTCCACACAAGCTCATCTGGATTTAAGTCAGGTGCATACGGTGGTAGAAATACCATTTCAACTTTTCCTTCAAGTGACTCAATATAGTCCGTGACCTTCTTTGATTTATGTACAGGATGCCCATCAACGATGAGTATGACGGGAGAGTTACGGCCTTTTTGGAAACTTTTTAAGCATTCAATACATTTATCCGCATTAAATTTTCCGTCAAAAACGTGATACCAAAAGCCACTTTTATTCGATAACGCTGAGATCGCATTAATTGCCTGTCTTTGACCGCTTGTTGTGACGACAGGTGTCTTCCCTTTTTCACCCCAGGTACGCTGTAAAGGATCATCTGAACGAATAGTGGTCTCATCCAACCAAAATATCTCAGCCCCTTTCTTTTTAGCGTATTTCTTAACTTTAGGGTAACCATCATCAACCCATTCTTGCACCGCTTTCTCGTCTCGCTCATCCGCTCTACGTAACGGTTTTTGTGGCGTCAAACTAACCGATGCAGAATTTTACCAACACCTGAAGGGCTCAAGGCAACACCAAATCTTTCAAGAATTAAATCAGCAACAATTTGGCGTGTCCGCAAACCAAAATCAAAGCCATGCTGTCGAGGGTCTCCGCCAATTAGCTCCTTTTTATTTCTTGCTCTTCAAGATCGGATAGTGTTCGATTGCGTCCAGTTCGTGCTTTGGGTGCCAGAGCATCAATTCCTTTTTCACTCGCTAAACGCAACCAGGTGAAAATTGTTCGGCTTCCAAGACCGAAGCTGCGTGTCACTTCGGCCGCACTTTCACCATCATGCACTCGCTGCACTGCTATCTTACGAATTAAATGCTGCTCTTCTGTACTAAGTTTTCTTGCGTCATTTTTCATGACTTTTATTATACAGGTTTCAAATGAACCGTATTGATTATTAGTGACCCGCTAGTATGTATTACTATTGCTTTCGGCCATTTTTTTTGCTTATAGGTTTCGTATCGATAAAGGATTGTTCAGCGTTCGGAGTGGGCTGTCAGAATACGTAATTGGGGTTTTTGTTAGTCTACTGTTTTTTGTTTTTCTATTTAAGGTAATTGCTGGACGAAAAACAAAAGAAACTCCTCTTGTTTGTAACTTCCCCCTGAAAAACGGAAACTACTATATCGCACATGGAGGTGCATCAAAAATTATTAATCATCATCATCATCATCATCATCATTATTATTTGGTTGGTGCGCAGAGATATGCTTTAGATATTATGAAATTAAATAAGTTTGGATTTCGATGTAAGGGCGTATATCCCAGTAAATCGGACAGATAATTCATTTTTGGCGAACCCGTATATGCGCCCAAGGACGGTATAATCGTGAAAGTAATTGATGGTTTAGGCGATTCGATTCCGCCCAAAAGAGATGAAGTAAATCTTGCCGGAAATCATATTGTAATGAGCGTAGAAAGTAATATTTATATTCTACTTGCCCATTTACTGAAATGCAGTATTTTGGTGAACGAAGGCGAAAAAGTGAGCCAGGGCCAAATGATCGGCAGGGTTGGGAATTCGGGTAATACAACTGAGCCACATCTACATATGCACTGCGTGAAAACAAATTGAAGCGATTACCTTAGAGAGGGTGATGGAGTGCCAATGTTGTGTGAAGGTAAGTTTCTTATAAGAATGTAGCAACCAAATCGCTACAGGGAGCATTGGGGGAACGGTAAAAAGGCGGCGGGGCATTTATTGGCTTGGGGATATTTTTCGATCACACGTCTTACGGTGCTGAAGTTTGCCGAGCGCCTTGGGGCTTTTGGTTTGGCGCGTTCGTAAAAAAGCCCACGATTGATCGATGGAACTGAGTTACTGCAGGTTCGTATTTAATGGTTTTGAATTCCGAGGCTCTGTCGATTTTATTGCGTGCTTAGAGTCAGACGCTGTGGCCGTTATGAATTACGCGTTTACCTCGCAAACACGCTGTAAACCCTTCCCTGCTGGCGAGATGTTGCGATGCAAGCCCCCAATTCATTATTTTGATAATGGTGGGAAATCGGTTGTGTTGGTAAAACAGCTAATAATATTGTTAGTGCTCAGGAAAGCTATGAAGCACTTAATTACAGGTCTGTTATTGCTTAGTGTTAACACCTTCGAGGTAGAAAGCGAGTGCTACGGTTCCACTTCAAATGGTTACCTTAAAGGTGGGGTAAAATTGCCCGCTCAAGGCGAAAACTTTGAGTGATATGGTTCGCTCGCTTTGCTGTAAGAGCGTATGTTCACTCCACAGTAAGAGACATAGCAGTTGTAATGATTCATGGTGGAGGTTGGGATTCATGAGGCAAGAAAAATCTACAAAACCAAGCAATAGCTCTAGCGGAAAATGGCTACGTGGCCTTGTCCATCAACTACAGACTTGCCGATATAGAAAACGGTATAGGTTATGATGGGATGATAGCCGATGCAAAATGTGCCGTTAGATTTTTCAGAGCGGTTGCGAATGATTACGGTATTGATAGAAGATGAATAGCTCTCTTCAGAATTTCTGCGGGGTGGTCACTTAGGCTTACAAGTGTTTAGCGTAACTTATCTAAAAAGGAGCGAATATGGCAGAGTATTATGCATTGATAAAATGGAAACGAGGAGAGGGTGAGGCCTATATCGATAATAAGTATAGTCGCGGCCATGTTTGGGAGTTTGATGGTGGGGTCAGTGTGCCCGCATCGTCATCCCCGCATGTGGTACCTCTTCCATATTCAGTTGAGGCTAATGTTGATCCGGAAGAGGCTTTTGTAGCGTCTCTATCGAGCTGCCACATGCTTTTCTTTCTATCTTTCGCGGCAAAGAGAAGGTATGTCGTGGAGAGCTATACGGACGATGCAATAGGGGTAATGGAGGAAGATACGTCGGGGAAAATATCTATGACTAATGTTGTTCTCCGGCCCAAAGTCGTGTTTACGGGAGAGCGTATTCCATCAAGAGAGGGTGTTGAAAAGATTCATCACCAGTCTCACGAACATTGTTTTATAGCTAATTCTGTTAAAACAAAAGTAAGGGTAGAAATTCCCGAAAATTAGCGAAAGGTCTAATGGTGTTTTTAAAATTTACACTATCTCTCTACGTTGCATAACGCATGGAGCCGACGTATTAGCGGTATCGCAACGTACCGTGAATAAATTTAGAGTTATCTTTTGAAGCGCCGAACACATAGGTCGAGCTTGAAATAAATCCTCCGTTTTGGTTGTCTTCGTGTTTGGAGGGCGCGCAATACGAAGTGATTGTGGGGTGTGTCTCCATTTTTAGTTGCCCCCCAGTTTTAGTAATGTTTGAGTTCAATGTAACAAGTATCACGCTTTCAGTGGTTCCGGCTGGTTTTCATCGGCCCTTGGATTCCAGGCATAAAAAAACCCCGACCAAGTGGACGAGGTTTTTTTATGGAGTGGTGCCCAGACCCGGAATCGAACCAGGGACACGGGGATTTTCAATCCCCTGCTCTACCGACTGAGCTATCTGGGCAAATCTTCATCAGCGAGGCGTTAAAGCTAAGCTGCGAAGGCCGCGTATTAAACCTTCTAGTGTGGCTTTAGTCAAGGGGTTGGAAGCAATTTCTTGATCAGCCTTCGCTTGTGGGTTTTGTGTTTTCTGGCGTCACGTAGCCATCGGCCTGGTCGTAGTTTTCACCGCTGAAAAATTTGTTCATTTGTTCGCCGAGGTAGGTGCGGGCGGTCATGTCCATAAGGTTGAGCTGTTTTTCGTTAATGAGCATGGTTTGGTGGCTTAACCATTCCTTCCAGGCTTTTTGCGATACGTGTTCGAACAGGTCTATGCCTTTGGGGCCGGGTAGTGGTGGCACGGCCAGGCCTTCCAGTTCCTGTTGATATTTGCGACAGAATACAGTGCGTGACATAGGGTTTCCTTGGTTACAGCCGGGTGCCCAGCTGCTCCAGTAATTTTTTGACTGGGGCGGCAAGGCCGAGGTTCTGAGGTTGTTGGAGGTTATACCAGAGCTGGCGGTTGTTCTCCATTATTTGTGGGTAAACCTTGGCGAGTTTCACCGCTATAGGGCTTATGTCCAGGTGGTAATGGCTAAAGGTATGGCGCAGTTGCGGCCATTCTATGTGAGTGCTCACTTTGCCTATATGCTCCGAGATATGGGCTTTCGAATCCTCGGTCTGTTGTAGCTCCGGCAGGCTCCAGAGGCCGCCCCAAATGCCGGTTGGCGGCCGTTGCTCCAGTAAAACCTCACCGGATTTGTTGTGGATTAGCAGCATTTGTATTTGTTTGATGGGCAGGGTCTTTTTGGGCTTTTTGCCGGGGTAGTCCTGCGGGTTGCTCTGGGCGTGGGCCTGGCAAGTGGACACGACGGGGCACTGGTTGCACTGGGGCTTGGAGCGCGTACAGACGGTGGCGCCCAAATCCATAATCGCCTGGGTGTAGTCGCGGCAGCGTTTCTTCGGCATATGCTGCTCGGCGTGCTGCCACAGTTGGTTGAGCACGGCGGGTTTACCCGGCCAGCCATCGACGGCATGGTGGCGGGCGAGCACGCGTTTAACATTACCGTCCAGGATGGCCGTGGATTGTTCGTAGGCGATGCTGGCAATGGCGGCGGCGGTGGAGCGACCGATTCCGGGTAGCGCCTCCAGCGATTCGACGTCGCTGGGCATCTGCCCCTGGTGTTCGGCTTGTACGGTTTGCGCGCACTTGTGTAGGTTGCGAGCGCGGGCGTAGTAGCCGAGACCGGTCCACAGGTGGAGAACGTCGTCCAGGGGGGCATTGGCCAGGCTTTCGAGTGTGGGGAAGCGTTCCAGAAAGCGGTTGAAGTAGGGGATAACGGTTTCCACCTGCGTCTGCTGCAGCATAATTTCAGACACCCATACGCGATAGGGATGGATGGGCTGCTGCCAGGGCAGGTTCTTGCGGCCGTACTGGTCGAACCACTTGAGGAGTTTTTGGGCAAATGTCGGCATGGATTAATTAGCTGGGCTGGGCGTGAATGCGGGATTAGCCGGTGCTTTGTATCACACCGGTTTGTCGAGGTGAAGCCGAATTGTTGTCAGCGATTGTTTGCGGGCTTATTTAAATTCAATTGGCGGCAATTCCTTGGGTTCGTTGTGGGTTTCCGCTGGAGTTTCGTTGGGGTTCTCTTCTGTGCGTGCCGCATGGGGGGAAACGTCCTTTACTGCAAAGGGGTTGGCCATTGGCTTTTGTGCTGCGGTTTTGGGGGTTCGCTTTTTTAGCTGCTCGGCCATCAGGCGACATTTGGCAGCCTGGGGTTGTTTGTTTAGATCGTCTAGCGCATTTGCCAGCAGGGTATAAGCCTCGGCCAAATTGGAATATTTCGGAAAAGCTTTGTGCATGCCGTTAATCAGTTTTACGGCCGTTGCGGGAATCCCTTTGGCTCTGCAGGTTTTTGCCAGTTGCAGGCGAACGCCGGGATTGTCGGGCATAAAGTCGGGGCAGGTGCGGGTAGCGGTGGAGAAGGCGATGTTTAAGGCATCGTATTCTCGGTTTTTTTGCAGCCACCGCAGGTAGTGGTTGGCGCTTTCGCCAATTAAGGTTTTGTTTTTGGTATTGCAGCAGAAATCGAAAAAGTTCTGTGTGAAATGTTTGCTGCTAGGGAATTCCTTTAGCGCTTCTGTAAATAATGCTACGACCTCGTTGTAGTTGCCCTCTTTCAAATTCACATCTATTTTCGCGCTGAGAATGTCTTCTTTTTCTCGCGGCGCATTGAGGTTGTCTGCTCTTGCGGAGTAGCCGAGTTTGTCCTGATACTGGAATAGCATATACCCCATTATATGGAAGACGACGACCATATAGTAATTGGAAACCGTTGATTGCAGCGCGCGGGTAATGATGGAAGAGTAGGAGCCAAGGAGTTCGTTAATGATGCCTACGGAGCCCATCATTATCATAATAAAAGCGATAAGCACACCGTAGGGTAGCCCGATTGTTAAAATCAGTTTAATGGCATTGAGCGGGTTGATTGAATCAATCACTTCTTCCGATTGCGCAAACTGAATCAGAATGGCAGGAAAGCTAATAAGCAAGACGGTACCCAGAAAACCTGCCAGCGCTCCGCTGATATAGGCCGCCACCAGCGTGATAACGCCGCTGGGAATAATGATCATTAAAAATAATTTACCTAGCAGTGTTAAGCCGCCTTCGTAGGCGTCGCCTATATCCGGCGCGCTCATTTCACCGGAGGCGGTGCGCTCCAGGCAGCGGAAGGAATATTTGAGCATGGCGCCGGTAAGTGCCAGATAAATAATAAAGGTAATAAAGCCAAGCAAAGGTATGGCAGATAGCAGTGTGGTGACCACAGAGATGCCGATAATAAGTGGCAGCGCGTGGCCGTTAAGGGGGTAGCGAAAGGCTTCCTGCAGGCGTCGCCAAAACGGTTCTGCCGAGCTACCAGTACCTAAGCTGTCTAGCGGCTTTTCGCAAAAATGGCAGAGGGTGTTGCCGTGCCGGTTGGTTTCACCAGCGCATTGATCGCAGTGGTTGATGGCGCAACCTGGGCAAGCATAGGTGGCGGGTACTAGCGGGTGGTATTTACAGTGCGCCATGTTG
Coding sequences within:
- a CDS encoding transposase yields the protein MGLTKKRHYDSYTLAYKIKAVKLSKKKGVKTIDVSAALGIPPVMLYRWRQ
- a CDS encoding DDE-type integrase/transposase/recombinase — translated: MSQIKEMHVGHKRNYGTIRIRPYPKRKGYSCSRRRINRSMTQYGIKSIYYAYRDRRALGKNSLVTNDILSTLSSAASTGEQWAGEMTYFKTKEGQVYVAAIFGPFTRKVIGGGGSKNHETDLVKGALKMSITLEDVKAGCIFHGDQGSEYCSEIYQKAIAGAGLQGSMS
- a CDS encoding class I SAM-dependent DNA methyltransferase, yielding MARDFFEHKADMYEQDDNRVLNVENIANSIIERVSLDRSMHLMDFGSGTGLLLERISPFVRKITAIDISKSMNHQLAQKRQGLGCELDIVEIDLVSTDFSEKYDGIISSMTMHHVKDIGAMFVKFYNLLNDDGIIAIADLDSEDGSFHAEDTGVYHYGFDRDVIIAAAKHACFRDVEVVDASAVHKPYGKFPVFLLTAKR
- a CDS encoding CC0125/CC1285 family lipoprotein codes for the protein MKYLVLIMCFTLLGCTTAYGPNNLTGGYKEKKLDENSYIVSFFGNGYTSEQQVWNYWIYRCAELTIEKGFEVFSLDSSDKHAYYLHPGYDELVEFKMLNSNSDGSENGVIPVQYYSYSVSTYSSKAIVNMYNIPIEEGVNVDILLDAESVIEQLQPYMDAKSKVSPPDRNNLYIRAAVEAAIKAKALDEEDAIRLRSTAI
- a CDS encoding IS630 family transposase, with translation MTPQKPLRRADERDEKAVQEWVDDGYPKVKKYAKKKGAEIFWLDETTIRSDDPLQRTWGEKGKTPVVTTSGQRQAINAISALSNKSGFWYHVFDGKFNADKCIECLKSFQKGRNSPVILIVDGHPVHKSKKVTDYIESLEGKVEMVFLPPYAPDLNPDELVWNQMRNIGTSKNPLKTGESLKNRAILDLESIKRDKALIKSFFQEATDIL
- a CDS encoding helix-turn-helix domain-containing protein translates to MRTRQIVADLILERFGVALSPSGVGKILHRLV
- a CDS encoding helix-turn-helix domain-containing protein, with translation MKNDARKLSTEEQHLIRKIAVQRVHDGESAAEVTRSFGLGSRTIFTWLRLASEKGIDALAPKARTGRNRTLSDLEEQEIKRS
- a CDS encoding M23 family metallopeptidase — translated: MFGEPVYAPKDGIIVKVIDGLGDSIPPKRDEVNLAGNHIVMSVESNIYILLAHLLKCSILVNEGEKVSQGQMIGRVGNSGNTTEPHLHMHCVKTN
- a CDS encoding OsmC family protein, producing MAEYYALIKWKRGEGEAYIDNKYSRGHVWEFDGGVSVPASSSPHVVPLPYSVEANVDPEEAFVASLSSCHMLFFLSFAAKRRYVVESYTDDAIGVMEEDTSGKISMTNVVLRPKVVFTGERIPSREGVEKIHHQSHEHCFIANSVKTKVRVEIPEN
- a CDS encoding oxidative damage protection protein encodes the protein MSRTVFCRKYQQELEGLAVPPLPGPKGIDLFEHVSQKAWKEWLSHQTMLINEKQLNLMDMTARTYLGEQMNKFFSGENYDQADGYVTPENTKPTSEG
- the mutY gene encoding A/G-specific adenine glycosylase, encoding MPTFAQKLLKWFDQYGRKNLPWQQPIHPYRVWVSEIMLQQTQVETVIPYFNRFLERFPTLESLANAPLDDVLHLWTGLGYYARARNLHKCAQTVQAEHQGQMPSDVESLEALPGIGRSTAAAIASIAYEQSTAILDGNVKRVLARHHAVDGWPGKPAVLNQLWQHAEQHMPKKRCRDYTQAIMDLGATVCTRSKPQCNQCPVVSTCQAHAQSNPQDYPGKKPKKTLPIKQIQMLLIHNKSGEVLLEQRPPTGIWGGLWSLPELQQTEDSKAHISEHIGKVSTHIEWPQLRHTFSHYHLDISPIAVKLAKVYPQIMENNRQLWYNLQQPQNLGLAAPVKKLLEQLGTRL
- a CDS encoding DUF4013 domain-containing protein, with amino-acid sequence MAHCKYHPLVPATYACPGCAINHCDQCAGETNRHGNTLCHFCEKPLDSLGTGSSAEPFWRRLQEAFRYPLNGHALPLIIGISVVTTLLSAIPLLGFITFIIYLALTGAMLKYSFRCLERTASGEMSAPDIGDAYEGGLTLLGKLFLMIIIPSGVITLVAAYISGALAGFLGTVLLISFPAILIQFAQSEEVIDSINPLNAIKLILTIGLPYGVLIAFIMIMMGSVGIINELLGSYSSIITRALQSTVSNYYMVVVFHIMGYMLFQYQDKLGYSARADNLNAPREKEDILSAKIDVNLKEGNYNEVVALFTEALKEFPSSKHFTQNFFDFCCNTKNKTLIGESANHYLRWLQKNREYDALNIAFSTATRTCPDFMPDNPGVRLQLAKTCRAKGIPATAVKLINGMHKAFPKYSNLAEAYTLLANALDDLNKQPQAAKCRLMAEQLKKRTPKTAAQKPMANPFAVKDVSPHAARTEENPNETPAETHNEPKELPPIEFK